Proteins encoded by one window of Candidatus Terasakiella magnetica:
- a CDS encoding tetratricopeptide repeat protein: MKRQAFLAAFSFLFCTSMAAQAASINHGEQYSACMNLVRQAPEDAFDTALTWKGLGGGEAAEHCIATALIAMKRYKTGAERLEKLADISRRPKEFKAQILAQAAQGWFLNDDLNRARAVLSTAISLDENNAELYVDRGHIRSTQQHYKDALDDLNKALGLDDLNVDAYVFRGAVHRLTENFDAALLDINRALDLNPAHGEAYLERGMLHRIESKNDLARQDWMRAIEQDPHSKTAQTARLNLEKMDVKN; this comes from the coding sequence GTGAAACGTCAGGCTTTTCTTGCAGCATTTTCATTTTTGTTTTGCACCTCTATGGCAGCTCAGGCAGCAAGCATTAATCATGGCGAACAATATAGTGCTTGTATGAACCTTGTGCGCCAAGCCCCTGAAGATGCCTTTGATACGGCTTTAACATGGAAAGGCCTTGGTGGTGGTGAGGCTGCTGAACATTGTATTGCAACAGCCCTCATAGCGATGAAACGCTATAAAACCGGCGCAGAACGTTTGGAAAAACTTGCTGACATTTCGCGCCGCCCCAAAGAGTTTAAAGCACAGATTTTAGCCCAAGCCGCACAGGGTTGGTTTTTAAACGATGATCTAAACCGTGCACGCGCTGTTCTTTCCACCGCCATCAGCTTGGATGAAAATAATGCGGAGCTTTATGTGGACCGGGGCCATATCCGCAGCACGCAACAACATTATAAAGACGCGCTTGATGATCTTAACAAAGCCCTTGGGCTGGATGATCTCAATGTGGATGCCTATGTGTTTCGCGGGGCGGTTCATCGCCTAACAGAAAACTTTGACGCTGCCCTTCTTGATATCAATCGCGCGCTTGATTTAAACCCCGCCCATGGGGAAGCTTACTTGGAACGCGGCATGTTACACCGTATTGAAAGCAAAAATGATCTTGCGCGCCAAGATTGGATGCGCGCCATTGAGCAAGACCCCCACAGCAAAACGGCCCAGACCGCCCGCCTTAATCTTGAAAAAATGGACGTGAAGAATTGA
- the irrA gene encoding iron response transcriptional regulator IrrA, whose product MEKVRPFSHALDRLRDAGLRPTRQRLALAKLLFDECDRHITAEQLHSEALAGNIRVSLATVYNTLHQFTTAGLLREIVVDAGRSYFDTNTTCHHHFFDESTGVLSDVPDGQLEVSGIPTPPEGAQVESVDVVVRIRAAS is encoded by the coding sequence ATGGAAAAAGTACGTCCCTTCAGCCACGCTCTTGATCGTCTTCGTGATGCTGGTCTTCGTCCAACTCGTCAACGTCTAGCTTTGGCTAAATTGTTGTTTGATGAATGTGATCGCCATATTACGGCTGAGCAGCTTCACTCAGAAGCGCTTGCAGGTAATATTCGTGTGTCACTGGCAACGGTTTATAACACGCTACACCAGTTTACGACGGCAGGTTTGCTTCGTGAAATCGTTGTGGATGCGGGTCGTTCTTACTTTGATACCAATACAACGTGCCACCATCATTTCTTTGATGAAAGCACAGGCGTTCTTTCTGATGTGCCGGATGGGCAGCTTGAAGTTTCAGGCATTCCAACACCGCCAGAAGGTGCGCAAGTTGAAAGTGTTGACGTCGTAGTGCGTATTCGCGCTGCGTCATAA
- a CDS encoding NAD(P)H-dependent flavin oxidoreductase yields the protein MKSIKPVLISGREVHPIIEGGKGVAVSNGRSAGAFAAAGCVGTFSGVNPDSYDADGNPIPQVYKNNKRTERFEELIAYAIEGGIAQARIAHEASNGEGRLHMNTLWEAGGTERIIHGVLQGAKGLIHGVTCGAGMPYKMAEIAAQYDVYYYPIVSSMRAFRALWKRSYSKHAKLLGGVVYEDPWKAGGHNGLSNAERFDQPQDPYPRVAEIRKFMNSVGLNDVPIVMAGGVWYLRDWDNWLDNPEIGPVAFQLGSRPLLTKESPIPDSWKNRLLNLVEGDVSLNKYSPTGFYSSQLNNDFLKELGERAARQVTFSRKATEELTGEVKVGARGRSIFVAADKQADVEGWIAQGFTEGMRTPDDSMIFVAPEKSQEILADQAGCMGCLSACAFSNWADNEENTTGRLADPRSFCIQKTLQDIAHGGSVENNLAFAGHNAFKFADDPLFQEGRNGNFPSVADLVEQLLKGD from the coding sequence GTGAAGTCGATTAAACCTGTTCTTATTTCTGGTCGCGAAGTTCACCCTATTATTGAAGGTGGTAAAGGCGTCGCTGTTTCAAATGGTCGAAGTGCCGGTGCTTTTGCTGCAGCAGGTTGTGTTGGGACATTTTCCGGTGTGAACCCAGATTCATATGATGCAGATGGCAACCCCATTCCCCAAGTTTATAAAAACAACAAACGTACAGAGCGTTTTGAAGAGCTGATCGCTTATGCCATTGAAGGCGGTATCGCCCAAGCGCGCATCGCTCATGAAGCCTCAAACGGTGAAGGTCGCCTTCACATGAATACTTTGTGGGAAGCCGGTGGGACTGAACGTATCATCCATGGTGTTTTGCAAGGTGCAAAAGGGTTGATCCACGGGGTGACTTGTGGCGCAGGCATGCCTTATAAAATGGCAGAAATTGCTGCACAATATGATGTGTATTATTACCCAATCGTTTCTTCCATGCGTGCGTTTCGTGCTTTGTGGAAACGCTCTTATTCAAAACACGCCAAGCTTTTGGGCGGTGTGGTTTATGAAGATCCGTGGAAAGCTGGTGGGCATAATGGTCTGTCAAATGCAGAACGTTTTGATCAGCCACAAGACCCATACCCCCGTGTTGCAGAAATTCGCAAGTTCATGAACTCTGTTGGCTTGAACGATGTTCCCATCGTGATGGCGGGTGGTGTTTGGTATTTACGTGATTGGGATAACTGGCTGGATAATCCAGAAATTGGTCCGGTGGCCTTCCAACTTGGTTCGCGTCCCTTGTTGACAAAAGAAAGCCCGATCCCTGATTCGTGGAAAAACCGTTTGTTGAATTTGGTTGAAGGCGATGTGTCTTTGAACAAATACAGCCCAACGGGTTTTTATTCATCTCAACTCAATAACGATTTCTTGAAAGAGTTGGGTGAACGCGCTGCACGTCAGGTGACTTTCTCGCGCAAAGCGACAGAAGAATTAACAGGCGAAGTTAAAGTTGGCGCACGTGGTCGCTCTATCTTTGTGGCGGCTGATAAACAAGCTGATGTTGAAGGCTGGATTGCACAGGGCTTTACAGAAGGCATGCGCACACCGGATGACTCCATGATTTTTGTGGCACCTGAAAAATCACAGGAAATTTTGGCCGACCAAGCGGGTTGCATGGGCTGTCTGTCAGCTTGTGCATTCTCTAACTGGGCGGATAATGAGGAAAATACAACAGGTCGTTTGGCAGACCCACGTTCATTCTGTATTCAGAAAACGCTGCAAGATATCGCCCATGGTGGCTCTGTTGAAAACAACCTCGCCTTTGCTGGTCATAATGCCTTTAAATTTGCAGATGACCCGCTTTTCCAAGAGGGCCGCAACGGGAATTTCCCAAGCGTTGCTGATCTTGTAGAGCAACTTCTCAAAGGCGACTGA
- a CDS encoding acyl-CoA thioesterase has product MADLDLTCQDSYSYWTDEKIRFADLDRVGHVNNAAFAIYSESGRVDFLEEIYPGCTAGSGIGWVIAKLTISYLAAAYYPGQVRIGNVVRRIGTSSVVIEQGLFCNDKCFSTIENILVWADTENEKSVPLPDDLREKLGLYVK; this is encoded by the coding sequence GTGGCTGATTTAGACCTGACTTGCCAAGACAGTTATAGCTATTGGACAGATGAGAAAATTCGCTTTGCCGACCTTGACCGCGTTGGTCATGTCAACAATGCCGCCTTTGCCATCTATTCAGAAAGTGGACGGGTGGATTTTTTAGAAGAGATTTATCCCGGCTGCACCGCAGGCTCTGGCATTGGCTGGGTGATTGCCAAGCTCACCATCAGCTATTTGGCAGCTGCTTATTATCCCGGTCAAGTCCGCATCGGTAATGTGGTGCGCCGCATTGGCACGTCGTCTGTGGTCATTGAACAGGGATTGTTTTGTAACGACAAATGTTTCAGCACCATTGAAAATATTCTGGTCTGGGCCGATACGGAAAATGAAAAATCCGTTCCTCTCCCCGATGATCTCAGAGAAAAGCTAGGGCTTTACGTGAAGTAA